From the Chryseobacterium fluminis genome, the window TATTTCAAACACACAATTTATCAGAACATTAAATTTCTGGGAAGCAAGCAATGTTATGAAGTTTGGCCAGGCATTTCTGAACGGATATGCAAAAACAGGATCAGTTTCTCATAAGATTCTTGCAGGCCTTGATATGGGCTCTAAAAAATACTTAGCAGATTGGTCTGAGAGCGGCCCACTGGATACTGTTGATAAACCTTTTGATCTTAATTCTGCAGTATATCAAGGAGTTGTAAATTATCCACATTTTAATAATGAGGGAAAATCTCTTCTGGAAAGAGCCACCCCTTACGGCACTATTGAACAGGAATATACAGGGGTATATTTACAGGACGAATTAGGCTTCTTCAACGATGCCTTAAGATTAACTCTTGCAGCAAGGTACACCAATGTAAAAGAAAACAGTTACGGAACAAAAACTGAAGCGAACAGAATTACTCCCCGTATTGGTTTAAGCTATTCTATCGATACAGATATGTCTGTCTACGCATTGTATGATCAGGCATTCTCACCGCAATCCGGATTATTCAGAGACGGAACAACTGCAAAACCTATTACTGGGAACAATTTTGAAGTTGGTGCTAAAAAAGACTGGTTCGGAGGAAAATGGAACACGACATTATCTCTATATAACATCAATAAAAATAATGCAATCGGCACAGATCCAACAGATCCGAATGGAATGTTTTCAATATTCCTTGGAAAAACAAGAGTACAAGGAGCCGAATTTGACTTAAAAGGGGAAATTACTAAAGGGTTCAATGCTATTTTTAATTATGCATTTACAGAAAATAAATTTGTAGAGACTACTCCATTAGCCAATAAAGGAGACAAAGTTCCGGGATATGCAAAACACACCGTAAATGGTTGGTTAAATTATACCTTTACACAAGGTGATTTAGAAGGATTCGGATTAAGTTTTGGAGGAACTTTCTTAGGAGGGAGAAGCAGTTGGAATTGGGGAAGTACAAATGCTCCGCTGGAAATGAATGACTATTTGAAATTTGATGCCGGTCTTTCCTGGGAGAATACAAAATTCCGGGTTGGCATGAATGTATTTAATGTTTTCAACAGATACCTATATAGTGGAAGCAGCATCAACTTTACCATGACAGATAATACGCAGAGAGGAGGCTACTACTATCAGGCGGAAGCTCCACGAAACTTTAGATTATCAATAGGATACAAATTTTAATATACAAAAGTTAACCCCTACAAGGTTAACTTTTTACTATGAAGAAGAAACATCATCATAAAAAGAAACCTTCTTTTATAAAAAAATGGTCTGCCAAACTGCATTTGTGGTTTGGCTTGTCCGTTGGGCTGGTTGTATTCATTGTTTCTTTAACCGGGACGATGTATGTTTTTAAGGATGAGATTCAAAATCGGCTTCGTAAAGAAGCAATCTTTGTAAAAAAGGAAACGATCACCCAGACACCACTTTCAATCGAAATCCTTCGGGAAAAAGTCGATCTGGAAGTCAATGAAAAATTCCCGGTCAGTTCAGTAGAAATTCCTTTAAATAAGAATAAGTCATATAAATTTCTTTATTACGAAAAGGATAAAGAAGCGTGGAATTATTTTGATGAGGTTAAAATCAATAAACTGGTGTATGTCAATCCGTATACCGGTGAGATTTTAGGGATTTATAATGAAAAATATGACCTGTTTCCTATTCTAAAATCCATTCACTGGAGCCTTTTATTAAAAGCCGACTGGGGAAAGTATGTAGTGGGCATTCCTGTCGTATTATTTATGATCATGCTGGTTACGGGGATTGTCCTTTGGTGGCCGAAGAACAAAAAGATGAGAAAAGGACGTTTCTCCTTCGACTGGAAAAACGTGAAAACCTGGAAACGCAAAAACTATGATCTTCATAATGTTTTGGGCTTTTATGCTTCATTTATTGCTCTTCTGATGAGTATTTCAGGGATTTACTTTTCATATCCATGGGTGAAGAATGCTTTTAACTTTACATTAACAGGATCCGCAGAGCTTCCTAAAGAAAAAGAAATCAAATCTCCTGATTCTCTTTCCGCTAAAAACAATTCGGTTTTTGACCTCACTGCACAGGAAACCCGGAAGATGTATTCCGCCTCATCTAGTTTCAGAATCCCGCTGAACGGAAAAAATAAGAAAGGAAAAGAGCTAAAGAACCTCCCTGTTACCGTTTATGGTGAGGATGGAAAATTTGCAGTCAGACATCAACTGGCTTTTGACAGATATTCAGGGAAGCTTCTGTCTAATAAACCCCATCAGCAACTGAACAATGCCGAAAAATATGCTAACGCCAATTATGATATCCATACCGGTTCGTACTTTGGAATGGCAGGAAAAATCATCTGGTTTATAGCAGGATTAATCTGCACTTCACTGCCTGTAACAGGATTTCTGATCTGGATGGGCAGGAAGAAAAAAGGAATTAAAAAATGAAGAAAATAATACTATCGGCAGCGGTTTTAGCTGCGATCACCACGTTTGCCCAACAACAGGATTCTTTACAGGTGAAAGATGTGGACGAAGTGGTAATGACTGCATCCAGAAAAAAAGAAAGCATCAAAGAAATACCGGGTTCCGTGACCATTGTCGGATTGAAGCAGGTTCAGTCCCAATTAACCGTTAATTCGGATATCACCAGTATATTACAATATACGGTCCCGAGTCTGGCAACGAGTTCAGGACAAACCTCCAACACCGGACAGACTTTGCGGGGTCGACAGGTTCTGGTTTTGATTGACGGGATCCCCCAATCTACTCCTCTCAGAAACGGAGCCAGAGATCTACGTTCCATTGATCCATCCGTTATCGAAAGAATTGAAGTGATTAAAGGAGCATCTTCTATCTATGGCAATGGTGCTGACGGAGGAATTATCAATTATATCACCCGGAAAAGCAATTCTGCGCAAAAGATTTCAGGAATTTCCCAGTTGGGCATCACAGGACAGCCGTATGGCGGAACCTTGGGATTCAGGGCCAGTCAACTGCTTTCAGGAAAAATAACCAATAAGTTTGACTACGTGGTTTCATTAGCGTATGAAAAGACAGGCTATATGAAAGATGCGGACGGTGTCAATCTCAGTCCTACGTACAGCACCGCAAAGATGGATAATTATAACGGTATGATCAAGCTGGGTTATAATATCAATGCTGACCAGAGAATTGAGGCTTCCTATATTGGCTATGCTTCAAAATCGGATCTGAACTTAGGATTAAAGACCGGAAAATACGGTTTGATTCCAACGATTGGAGAAGGAGAAGGAAAGAGCCTAGAAACGACTCCACAGGGAACCCCGAGAAATCATAATTTCAAGATCAGCTACGACAATAAAAATCTCTGGAAGGGAACTGCATTGAATGTAAATCTTTATTTGCAGGATTTCAGAACCGTTTATGGATACAGCGATACTTTCCTGAACGGAGGACAGTCTAATGTGATCTCGAATAAAAAAGGAGCACGAATCAACCTGGATACCCAATTATGGAACGCTACAAACTCCCAGGGAGAAGTCATCTACGGCGTGGATATTCTGAATGATCAGACGGTTCAGAAACTGGAAGACGGCCGGTACTGGACGCCGGATATGGATATGACCAATATTGCCCCTTTCCTATTGGTTAAAATTGATTTATTAAAAAAATTAACGATCAAAGGTGGACTCCGTTATGAAAATATGAAAGTGAAAGTCGGTGATTTCAATACCCTTTCAACAATCAAATCTGACGGAACCTTCACCAAAAGCATTTTTGTAACAGGCGGAGATCTGGAATATAATGCTTTGGTAGCCAATTTTGGTCTCCGGTATAACATTAATCCGATGATCAATCTGTTCGGGAGTTTTTCTCAGGCCTACTCTATTAATGAGCTGGGAAGAATTTTAAGAACATCTACCTCCGATACGATCAGTAATCTTGAAACCAAGCCCATTATTGTCAACAATTACGAACTGGGCGCTACAGGACAGATTACCAAATGGATCAATTATGAAGTGACTTCTTATGTAAGTACGTCCAAACTGGGAGCCACATTTATCCAGAGCCCGGACAGAGCGTTAACGATTCAGAGAGCTCCGGAAGTGATTTATGGTGTTGAAGGGTTTTTACATTTTACTCCTGCCAGATGGATCAGTTTTGGAGGAAGCTACAGCTGGATGGAGGGAATCACTTCATTGAAAGATGACGGAGATTATTCGAACAGGATCAACAACAGCAGAATTTCAGCTCCGAAGGTACTGACTTATCTTCAGGTGAGACCTTTAAAGAGTCTGTCTGTAGGATTAGACATGCTTCACGCTTTTAAACAGGACCGTTTTGTTCCGAACGTGAAAACGGGACTCTATGCCTATGGCGAAGGTAAAGTTCCGGAATACACCGTTTTTAATTTTAAATCAAGCTATGAGGTTAACAGCAACTGGAAACTTTCTTTGGGCATTGAAAATGTTTTCAATAAGCTGTATCAGCCTGCCATCGCATGGTGGACCGCGAGAGACAGCGATTTTAACAACGCTTTGGGAATGAGGGGAACTTTTATGGTTGAATATAAATTTTAGTTGGATTTAAACATTAAGAAAATTTAAGTCGTTTAGGATAGCTAAGAACCATCTTGGATGTTTATGGAATACAACGCTTAGATAATTAAAAAAGTCAAATTTCTAAATCTATCTTTTTGGCTATTAAATGTCTTAACTTCTTAATGTATAACAAAAATTAGAAGAAGAACTTTGTATAATGTGTGAAAAAAATAAGCCCCAATTCTTAGCATAGCAATTTATAAACATTCTAAATAAAAATTAAATCTTATCTTTGCCGAACTTAAGGATAACATGAAGAAAAAGCATCACCACAGGAAAAAACCCAGCGCGCTGAAAAAATGGACCGGAAAACTGCATTTATGGTTGGGTCTTGGAATTGGTTTTTTGATTTTTATTATTTCCATTACGGGAGCATTGTATGTTTTTAAAGATGAAGTTGAAAATTTCACGAGGAAGGAGGTTATTTACCACAACGAGCAAAATATTGATCAAAAGCAGATTCTTCCGATCCGTACTTTAGAAAAAGCAGTTGCTGAGCAGGTCAAAGAAAAATATCCTATCCACTGGGTTAATATCCCGATCGATAAAAAAATGTCGTATCTTTTTTACTGGTATGAGCATGATCCGAAAGGCTGGAATTATTTTGAGGAATTTCCGATCTATAAGGTAGCCTATGTTAATCCTTACAGCGGAAAGGTTCTCCGAACGTATGACGAGAAAAACGGTTTCTTCCAGATTGTAAAGATGATTCACTGGAGCTATCTTCTGAAGCAGGATTGGGGAACTTATCTGGTGGGGATTCCGGTTATCATCTTTGTTATTATGCTGATCTCGGGAATTATTCTCTGGTGGCCGAAGAACAAGGCAGCGAGAAAGCAACGCTTCTCTTTTAAATGGCAAAATGTTAAAAACTGGAAACGAAAAAACTATGATCTTCATAATGTCCTTGGATTTTATGCCTCCATTTTTGCGCTGATCTTTTCATTAACAGGACTATTTTATGCATTTTTTGCCGTTCAGGCAGCATTTTATTTTATTTTCTCCGGCGGCAGCACGCAATATCCGGACTTCTCCTCGATTAAGACAAAAGCGCCTATTGAGATGAGAACGGAAGGCACCTTAGACAAAATAAGCAATACCGTAAAGGCAAAATATCCTGATTCCTATGGTTTCTCCATCGATTTGGGACACGAACATATGGATGATCATGAGCACCCCAATTTCGAGGTATATGTAAAACACT encodes:
- a CDS encoding PepSY-associated TM helix domain-containing protein, giving the protein MKKKHHHKKKPSFIKKWSAKLHLWFGLSVGLVVFIVSLTGTMYVFKDEIQNRLRKEAIFVKKETITQTPLSIEILREKVDLEVNEKFPVSSVEIPLNKNKSYKFLYYEKDKEAWNYFDEVKINKLVYVNPYTGEILGIYNEKYDLFPILKSIHWSLLLKADWGKYVVGIPVVLFMIMLVTGIVLWWPKNKKMRKGRFSFDWKNVKTWKRKNYDLHNVLGFYASFIALLMSISGIYFSYPWVKNAFNFTLTGSAELPKEKEIKSPDSLSAKNNSVFDLTAQETRKMYSASSSFRIPLNGKNKKGKELKNLPVTVYGEDGKFAVRHQLAFDRYSGKLLSNKPHQQLNNAEKYANANYDIHTGSYFGMAGKIIWFIAGLICTSLPVTGFLIWMGRKKKGIKK
- a CDS encoding PepSY-associated TM helix domain-containing protein, coding for MKKKHHHRKKPSALKKWTGKLHLWLGLGIGFLIFIISITGALYVFKDEVENFTRKEVIYHNEQNIDQKQILPIRTLEKAVAEQVKEKYPIHWVNIPIDKKMSYLFYWYEHDPKGWNYFEEFPIYKVAYVNPYSGKVLRTYDEKNGFFQIVKMIHWSYLLKQDWGTYLVGIPVIIFVIMLISGIILWWPKNKAARKQRFSFKWQNVKNWKRKNYDLHNVLGFYASIFALIFSLTGLFYAFFAVQAAFYFIFSGGSTQYPDFSSIKTKAPIEMRTEGTLDKISNTVKAKYPDSYGFSIDLGHEHMDDHEHPNFEVYVKHLSYSYHKSSSLIFDENSGELLHTHDMKDKNFGEKAVGANYDIHVGSILGLPTKIIAFVVSIICASLPVTGFLIWWGRRKRKP
- a CDS encoding TonB-dependent siderophore receptor, with protein sequence MKNVLICASLLGSILAFSQEKDSVKSNDIEEVVVNGKYYKKYVEKEGSSSMRLDEELIKIPQNVSIITNRALEDQQVTTMSDGVLRNVAGAQRLEHWGDMYTRVNMRGSRASAFMNGVNVTSNWGPLSEDMSFVDHIEFIKGPAGFLMSNGEPSGIYNIVTKKPTGQSLNGSARITLGSYNMYRGETDIDTKITDKIAFRLNLMAQNKKSFRDYEFNDRYIINPSLKVNLTDKTTLTAEYIYQKAKMSEVGSAYVYSFEGYGTKPVEFTVTDPGIDPTNVTNNTVNVNLQHKFNENWKLTTQLTYVNEYTMGSDIWPGQFISNTQFIRTLNFWEASNVMKFGQAFLNGYAKTGSVSHKILAGLDMGSKKYLADWSESGPLDTVDKPFDLNSAVYQGVVNYPHFNNEGKSLLERATPYGTIEQEYTGVYLQDELGFFNDALRLTLAARYTNVKENSYGTKTEANRITPRIGLSYSIDTDMSVYALYDQAFSPQSGLFRDGTTAKPITGNNFEVGAKKDWFGGKWNTTLSLYNINKNNAIGTDPTDPNGMFSIFLGKTRVQGAEFDLKGEITKGFNAIFNYAFTENKFVETTPLANKGDKVPGYAKHTVNGWLNYTFTQGDLEGFGLSFGGTFLGGRSSWNWGSTNAPLEMNDYLKFDAGLSWENTKFRVGMNVFNVFNRYLYSGSSINFTMTDNTQRGGYYYQAEAPRNFRLSIGYKF
- a CDS encoding TonB-dependent receptor; this translates as MKKIILSAAVLAAITTFAQQQDSLQVKDVDEVVMTASRKKESIKEIPGSVTIVGLKQVQSQLTVNSDITSILQYTVPSLATSSGQTSNTGQTLRGRQVLVLIDGIPQSTPLRNGARDLRSIDPSVIERIEVIKGASSIYGNGADGGIINYITRKSNSAQKISGISQLGITGQPYGGTLGFRASQLLSGKITNKFDYVVSLAYEKTGYMKDADGVNLSPTYSTAKMDNYNGMIKLGYNINADQRIEASYIGYASKSDLNLGLKTGKYGLIPTIGEGEGKSLETTPQGTPRNHNFKISYDNKNLWKGTALNVNLYLQDFRTVYGYSDTFLNGGQSNVISNKKGARINLDTQLWNATNSQGEVIYGVDILNDQTVQKLEDGRYWTPDMDMTNIAPFLLVKIDLLKKLTIKGGLRYENMKVKVGDFNTLSTIKSDGTFTKSIFVTGGDLEYNALVANFGLRYNINPMINLFGSFSQAYSINELGRILRTSTSDTISNLETKPIIVNNYELGATGQITKWINYEVTSYVSTSKLGATFIQSPDRALTIQRAPEVIYGVEGFLHFTPARWISFGGSYSWMEGITSLKDDGDYSNRINNSRISAPKVLTYLQVRPLKSLSVGLDMLHAFKQDRFVPNVKTGLYAYGEGKVPEYTVFNFKSSYEVNSNWKLSLGIENVFNKLYQPAIAWWTARDSDFNNALGMRGTFMVEYKF